The sequence CTGGCGCTGGCCGACGGGGCCGGGCATCGCCCCTTTCACGGACACATCACCGGCTTCACCCGGCTGCAGGCCGACGGCGGTTTCGCCTACTACAGCCTAACCCTGGAGCCTTGGCTCGCCTTCCTGCGCTGGCGCAAGGACAGCTTCGTCTTCCGCGACCAGACCGTACCGGAGATCCTCGACTCGATCTTCGCCGACTACGCCGAGGCACGCCTCCAGCCGCAATGGCGTTGGCATCTCGCGGACGACTCGATCTACCGCAAGCGCAGTACCTGCACCCAGTACCAGGAGAGCGATCTCGCGTTCGTCTCGCGCCTCCTCGCGCAGGAAGGGCTGTTCTATTGGTTCGAGCATGAAGCCGATCCGGAGGGCGACGCACTGGGGCTGCACACGCTGGTCATCGCCGACCATCCCGACGCGTTCGCCGACGCCCAAGCCGCTCAGGTGAGCCTGCAGCGCGGCTCGGCGATCCGCGCTGCGGAGGGTTTCAGCGCGCTACAGGCCGCAACGAACTGGGCGCCACAGGCGCGCGAAATCCTGAGTTGGGACTACCGCGCGGCCCAGAAACAGCAAGCGAACGCCGAGGCCACAACAAGCTCCGCAAATGCGGACGCCGCCTTGAACATGCGCGAGGCCGTCGGCCAGTACGCCTGGCCTGACGGCGAGACCGGCGAACGCTTCGCGCGTGTCTGGCTGGAAGGCGAGACCGCCGCAGCAAACCGCTGGCACGGCGCGGGCAACCTCCGCTCCCTGGCGCCAGGCGCATGCGTCACTGTGGAACCGATGGCGGGTCAGAGCGTGCGGTTGGCGGTGCTGCGCGTCCGGCACGAGGCGCGCAACAATCTGGGCGCCACCCTCACCGACAGCCTCGCACGCGCAGTCCCGGATCACCTCGATCGGGATGCAGCAACCGAATCGCCCTACCGCCAGCAGTTCGAGGCCCAAGCCGCTGAGCTTCCGTATCGCGCCGCGCCGCGACTGACCTCCGGCGCCGCTGCATTCGGCGTACCACAGGCCCGCACGCAGACCGCGATCGTCGTCGGCACGCCCGGCGAACCCGTGCTCACTGACCGCGACGGTCGCATCCGCGTGCAGTTCCACTGGCAGCGTGGTGGCGACAGTCACAGCCAACTCGCCCATCCCTCCGGCGAGGACAACGCTCCGGCCGCAGCGGGCAGCTGGAGCTGGGTCCGCGTGATGAGCAGCTGGGCCGGCGCCAACTGGGGCGCCGTGTTTACACCGCGCGTCGGTCAGGAAGTGGTCGTCGATTTCATCGAGGGCGATCCCGATCGTCCCGTGGTCACCGGCGCGGTCTACAACGGCAGTGGCGCGGAAGACGCCCAGCACAACAGCCGTTCCCAAGGCACCGGCGCCGCAACCGGCAACGCACCCGCCTGGTTCGCCGGCGCGCAGACATCGAGCGCGGAAGGACAGCAAGGACACGCCCACGGCGCGAGCCTGTGGGGCATCAAGACGCAAGCCATGGGCGCCAGCCAGAGCGGCGACGGCGGCTTCAACCAGCTTGCCTTCGACCTCACGCCCGGCGAGGCACGCGTCCAGCTCGCCACCACCCAGCATGCCAGCGGACTGACGCTGGGCGCCATCCGCCACCAGTACGACAACCAGCGCCTCGCCGCCCGCGGCCTGGGTACGGAACTGCTGAGCGAACAGTCCGGCGCATTGCGCGCGGGCTCGGGCCTCTTGCTCTCCACCTTCGGCAGCAGCGGCGGCGCGCAGATGAACGCCCAAGCCGCGAGCGCCAGCCTGACGCAGGCACAAGACGTCGCGCGCACGCTGGCCCAATCCGCCCGCGCCCAGAAAGCCATCGTCGCCGACGAGCCGCAAGAACTGGCAGCCATCGAAGCGCTTGGCGACAGCCTCAAGGATCTCGCCGCGACACAGACCCGCGACAGCGCCGCCGACAACGGTGGCGCCGGCACAGTGCCCGCCTGGGACAGTCCGATGATCATCGCCGAAGCCGCCGCCGGCCTCGTCGCCACTACCCCCGCCGACGCTGCGCTGGTGAGTGGCAGAACGCTCTCCGCGGTCGCCGCCGACATCAACGGCATCGCCCAGGCCAACAGCGGCTGGAGCGCCGCGCAAGGCATCGTCCTCTACGCCTACGGCAAAGCCAGCGACACCTCGCGCGCCATCACCAAGACCGGCCTGCAGCTCCACGCCGCCCACGGCCCCGTCTCGGTCCGGGCCCAAAGCGACACCCTGTCGATCAACGCCCAGAAGCGCCTCACGATCGCCAGCACCGAAAGCACCGTCACCCTGCAAGGCAAGGACATGCTCAAGCTCGTCGCCGCCGGTGCGGCGCTGGATCTGTCGGGCGGCAACATCACGCTCACGGCGCCGGGCAAGGCGGAGTTGAAGGCGGCGAGCAAGAACTTCACTGGGCCGCAGGCGGCAAAGGGCGGTGCGCCTGCGCTTTCCGCCAGTTCGCTGTCCCAAGATCCCTATGCGCTTCGCGCCGCCAAGGAACTGCACCACCTGCAGTACCAAGCCACAGCAGCCGACGGCTCGCCGCTCGCCGACAGGCCTTATGTGCTGTTCCGTGAGGACGGCTCTGTCGAGCACGGGCGTACGGACGCGCAAGGCCGTACAAAGACGATCACTACGGCACGTGCCGAAGACGTTCACCTGCATATCGAAGACGCGGATCACAGAGGCTTCCGCGTCATTCCCGAGTAGAGGCGGATCATGAAAACAGTGGGCAGATTCCGGCTGTTCTACAAGGACAGCACGACAGAGCTCCCATGTGAGGGCGTGCATTACCGCATCATGGCGTCCGATCGTGTCGTTGTTGCGGGCGTCACGCACGCCAACGGCGAAACGGTGGACGTAACCCGAACCTCTTTCGACACGCGCTTCGAGCTTCAGGTGCTGGACGCCCGCGCCCGACGCTACGTCCCGCCCGAAATCCACCATGAAAGTGAATACGACGCGCTTCTCAAGCTGGACACCGTTCGCGAGGGAGGCCGGGCCTTGCACAAGGTACGCATCAAGCCCTACTACGAACTGCGTTTCTTCCGCCAACAAGGCGGACAGCCCCTCGCGAATGCCAGTTTCACGGCTTACACGCTGGCGCCCGATGGCAAAGAAGCCGTTGCCCAGGGGATTGACGGAGGCCCTTTGCGCGGCAAGACCGACAGCGAGGGAAAGACCGACATCCTCTATTGCGCGAGCGCGGCACACTTCCGCTTCACGGTACCCGGCACCTCCATTACGGCGCAGACCGCGCCACTTCGCCCGCTTTTTCGCGGCATGGCCGTCACCCGATACGATTTCCCGTTCAAGACCGTGAGCGCAACCACCGCCCGGGATCCCGCCCATCAAGTCCGCCTGAGCGGCAAGAAGCCCCTGCCGATGGTGGGTTCGCTTGAAGATCAGGAACTGCTTGTCATTCCCCAGAAAGAATGGGACGAGTTCGAGGCATTCAGCAGTCATCTGGATGCCGTTCTTGCACAACGACACCAAGCACAGCAGGACGTGAGCCGGGCGCTGGAAGCTCGATCCCAGGCGGATGTCGCACAAGCTGAGAAAGCGCTGGGCCTCGCAGAGGACAAGGTCAAGTCCGTCCTGAACAAGAACTTCAAGACCGGCGCCGATCTCAAGGAGATGGTGACCTGGGAAAGCTACAACGCCGGCCGCGAGAAAGGCGCTGGGAACAGCGTCGGCATGCGCCGCCGCTACATCCCGCAGGCGATGTACGACAAGCTCAAGGCACGCAAGGTCAACAAGGAAATCAAACTCTCCATCAAATTCCCGCAAGCGTTAGGCACCTCCGGGTCGAGCAGCATCAAGCCTAAGCAACTGGACGTCGCATCGTTCAAACAGGCTTTCGAGAAGATCAAGACCGAGCTCAAAACGTCCAAGGAATGGAAGGCTGATCCGCGCGTCGTCGACGTGTTCGACGGAGTGAGCGGGCAGCTTTCGGAGACGATCAGGAAGAGCGACTCGTACGAGGTGGAAAAAGCGGCGCAATGGCTGCGCCTGGTAGGCGGTGCCGGCGCCAGTGCAGAGGCCAACTGGAAGGACAAGAAGGTCCAGCTCCAGGGCTCACTTCAGGGCAAGCTGGTATTGGCCGAAGGGCAGTACACCATGCGCCGCGCCGTGCCCTCATTGAATGGCTGGCTCATGAGCCTGGACGGCGAAGACCTGGGAGCGATCCGCTTTGTCATGGAGTGCACGCTCTATGGATTTGCGGGAGCCAAGGTGGTCGCCGCGGGCTCCGTGGGAATCACTCTGGACGGCGCAAAATCCATGGTAAAGGGCATCA is a genomic window of Niveibacterium sp. SC-1 containing:
- the tssI gene encoding type VI secretion system tip protein TssI/VgrG, coding for MNDVLSALAQALLAGHTDRTRLLRLHLPAALPALLPDTLIGIEAVGPFATQGRADPAGAGFRLEVRVLAQGPDLGAADFLGQPALLELALADGAGHRPFHGHITGFTRLQADGGFAYYSLTLEPWLAFLRWRKDSFVFRDQTVPEILDSIFADYAEARLQPQWRWHLADDSIYRKRSTCTQYQESDLAFVSRLLAQEGLFYWFEHEADPEGDALGLHTLVIADHPDAFADAQAAQVSLQRGSAIRAAEGFSALQAATNWAPQAREILSWDYRAAQKQQANAEATTSSANADAALNMREAVGQYAWPDGETGERFARVWLEGETAAANRWHGAGNLRSLAPGACVTVEPMAGQSVRLAVLRVRHEARNNLGATLTDSLARAVPDHLDRDAATESPYRQQFEAQAAELPYRAAPRLTSGAAAFGVPQARTQTAIVVGTPGEPVLTDRDGRIRVQFHWQRGGDSHSQLAHPSGEDNAPAAAGSWSWVRVMSSWAGANWGAVFTPRVGQEVVVDFIEGDPDRPVVTGAVYNGSGAEDAQHNSRSQGTGAATGNAPAWFAGAQTSSAEGQQGHAHGASLWGIKTQAMGASQSGDGGFNQLAFDLTPGEARVQLATTQHASGLTLGAIRHQYDNQRLAARGLGTELLSEQSGALRAGSGLLLSTFGSSGGAQMNAQAASASLTQAQDVARTLAQSARAQKAIVADEPQELAAIEALGDSLKDLAATQTRDSAADNGGAGTVPAWDSPMIIAEAAAGLVATTPADAALVSGRTLSAVAADINGIAQANSGWSAAQGIVLYAYGKASDTSRAITKTGLQLHAAHGPVSVRAQSDTLSINAQKRLTIASTESTVTLQGKDMLKLVAAGAALDLSGGNITLTAPGKAELKAASKNFTGPQAAKGGAPALSASSLSQDPYALRAAKELHHLQYQATAADGSPLADRPYVLFREDGSVEHGRTDAQGRTKTITTARAEDVHLHIEDADHRGFRVIPE